A genomic window from Punica granatum isolate Tunisia-2019 chromosome 2, ASM765513v2, whole genome shotgun sequence includes:
- the LOC116194562 gene encoding MLP-like protein 34, translated as MALTGKLEEEVEIVATADVFYNLFKTQIHQLPNICSDVVQKVELHEGDWTSSGAVRQWNYTLDGKALTTKEKVELDDASRAVTFNLLEGDVFTEFKSIKANVQATPKALGIGSVVKWTIEYEKLSEDIAEPSNYLTAAVKMTQDIGAHLVSA; from the exons ATGGCTTTAACTGGCAAGTTGGAGGAAGAAGTGGAGATAGTAGCAACTGCTGATGTCTTCTACAACCTCTTCAAGACACAAATTCACCAACTCCCGAACATATGCTCAGATGTTGTTCAAAAGGTCGAGCTCCACGAAGGTGACTGGACCTCCTCCGGTGCTGTCAGGCAGTGGAACTACACCCTAG ATGGGAAAGCTCTGACAACCAAGGAGAAGGTAGAATTAGACGACGCGAGTAGGGCGGTCACCTTCAACTTGCTCGAGGGAGATGTCTTCACAGAGTTCAAGAGCATAAAGGCCAATGTTCAGGCAACCCCAAAGGCTCTTGGGATCGGTAGCGTGGTGAAATGGACAATCGAATATGAAAAGCTGAGCGAGGACATTGCAGAGCCGAGCAACTATCTCACTGCGGCGGTTAAGATGACTCAAGATATCGGTGCTCATCTCGTCTCAGCCTGA